One genomic segment of Leptospira stimsonii includes these proteins:
- a CDS encoding S1 family peptidase — translation MLKIKRNTLYVSFLIYLLSIPDCNVQKNSPEKWKDFKNRSVLIYRDKNLAPLGTGCVLGKNTILTTEHILRDLYEEVFVSYDAKNFFPVSILKTEKKFDSALLQLKTPSKNFPYENLEFVDRSELAEGLPVFAWTGAYGGTPGIYFGYISHIERTHFDSSLPKIPFIQVNQIAFPGASGSCVFLETGKAIGIVRSSIGITEGSQIGLVIPHGFIKVFLQDLP, via the coding sequence ATGCTAAAAATAAAAAGAAATACGCTCTACGTTTCATTCTTGATATATCTCCTTAGTATTCCCGATTGTAATGTTCAGAAAAATTCTCCCGAAAAATGGAAAGACTTCAAAAATAGATCGGTGCTCATTTATAGAGATAAAAATTTAGCGCCGTTGGGTACAGGATGTGTTTTAGGAAAAAATACAATTCTTACAACGGAACATATTCTGCGTGATCTGTATGAAGAAGTTTTTGTCTCTTATGACGCAAAGAATTTTTTCCCCGTTTCCATCTTAAAGACGGAGAAAAAGTTTGATTCCGCGTTGCTCCAACTCAAAACACCATCGAAAAATTTCCCGTATGAGAATTTAGAATTCGTAGATCGTTCAGAATTAGCGGAAGGTCTTCCCGTTTTTGCGTGGACGGGTGCCTATGGAGGAACTCCGGGAATTTATTTCGGCTATATTTCTCACATAGAAAGAACACATTTCGATTCTTCCCTTCCGAAAATTCCGTTTATTCAAGTCAATCAAATTGCTTTTCCAGGCGCCAGTGGTTCTTGTGTGTTTTTGGAAACCGGTAAAGCAATTGGCATCGTTCGTTCTTCCATTGGAATTACGGAAGGGAGCCAAATCGGTTTAGTAATTCCGCACGGCTTTATCAAAGTATTTCTACAAGACCTTCCCTAA
- a CDS encoding NAD(P)H-dependent oxidoreductase, which yields MKFLLIYCHSNPKSFTKVVFDAILDTLVSLKASVQVVDLYGEKFDPVLMVDDAHRRRDLCSDPSTKKYRDMISEANHIVFIYPVWWHGFPAMLKGFIDRVITSDFVYSFKNRSKGSILPEGLMRNKKISCFYSLDAPYPIAMIDPGWLAIKYGLFRYCGFRHVKRYFRHNLKHLSENERAEWIQECRRIASNL from the coding sequence ATGAAATTCCTTTTAATCTATTGCCATTCTAATCCAAAGAGTTTTACAAAAGTCGTTTTTGACGCAATTCTGGATACGCTCGTATCGCTAAAAGCCTCCGTTCAAGTGGTCGATCTCTACGGTGAAAAATTCGATCCCGTCTTAATGGTGGATGACGCACACCGTCGTCGCGATTTGTGTAGTGATCCTTCGACGAAAAAGTATCGAGATATGATCTCGGAAGCAAATCATATCGTATTCATCTATCCAGTATGGTGGCACGGCTTCCCGGCGATGCTCAAGGGATTTATCGATCGAGTTATAACGTCAGATTTCGTCTATTCCTTCAAGAATCGCTCAAAAGGTTCGATTCTTCCTGAAGGATTAATGAGAAATAAAAAAATTTCCTGCTTTTACAGCCTCGACGCTCCGTATCCGATTGCAATGATCGATCCCGGCTGGCTCGCGATTAAATACGGCTTATTTCGTTACTGCGGGTTTCGACACGTTAAACGATACTTCCGTCATAATCTGAAACACTTGAGTGAAAACGAGCGCGCAGAATGGATCCAAGAATGCCGAAGAATTGCGTCCAACCTCTAA
- a CDS encoding alpha/beta fold hydrolase: MKYTYLENQKVKLFLTYSETESKDVILFVHGYPDSHRTWDLQIEALETSYRLGAIDLRGFGRSSKPLEQSEYNYAMILPDLLEAIRFLSKDKKVHLVGHDWGAALGWLLISDPEYSSYIRSFTAISGPHPWLAGKRMIDDIFSLKLENWKKVFDQGLRSWYIWFFQIPMLPEFFWQNFGEPLYKLVMDFGGVPKKDHLRQMSRNDIYSATMAPIQLFRELLFGKTVISAPSNIRVPVQLIVPEKDFIVLPEVYENSKDYVETLEIHKLNSNHWVHREQPQVVTDLIRKFVSLHSA; encoded by the coding sequence TTGAAATACACATATCTCGAAAATCAAAAAGTAAAATTATTTCTCACCTACTCCGAAACGGAGTCGAAGGACGTGATTCTTTTTGTTCACGGTTATCCGGATTCTCACCGAACCTGGGATCTACAGATCGAAGCACTGGAAACATCTTATAGACTGGGCGCCATAGACCTGAGAGGTTTTGGAAGATCCTCAAAACCTTTGGAACAGTCCGAATACAACTACGCGATGATCCTTCCTGATCTTCTGGAGGCGATTCGGTTTCTATCTAAAGATAAAAAAGTACATCTTGTGGGACACGATTGGGGAGCCGCTCTCGGTTGGTTACTCATTAGCGATCCTGAATATTCAAGTTATATCAGGTCTTTTACCGCAATTTCCGGTCCGCACCCTTGGCTTGCCGGTAAAAGGATGATCGATGATATCTTTAGTTTAAAACTGGAGAATTGGAAGAAGGTTTTCGATCAGGGTTTACGTTCTTGGTATATTTGGTTTTTTCAAATTCCCATGCTCCCCGAATTTTTCTGGCAGAATTTCGGAGAACCCCTTTACAAACTCGTCATGGACTTCGGAGGAGTTCCAAAAAAGGATCACCTAAGGCAGATGAGTCGAAATGATATCTACAGCGCTACGATGGCTCCGATCCAGCTTTTTAGAGAATTACTCTTCGGCAAAACAGTCATTTCCGCTCCTTCCAATATAAGGGTTCCAGTACAATTGATCGTTCCGGAAAAGGACTTTATCGTCCTCCCAGAGGTTTATGAAAATTCGAAGGATTACGTTGAAACATTAGAAATTCATAAATTGAATTCGAATCACTGGGTGCACAGAGAACAACCTCAGGTCGTGACCGACCTCATTCGGAAATTCGTTTCGTTGCATTCTGCTTAG